A portion of the Oreochromis niloticus isolate F11D_XX linkage group LG10, O_niloticus_UMD_NMBU, whole genome shotgun sequence genome contains these proteins:
- the LOC112848066 gene encoding uncharacterized protein PF11_0207-like, giving the protein MKKKQLQSEREKVESLMRNLNKKQEELERAKEIMSEEKEEVKQMKTDIAKERELLLKERRNMEEERSEMEMRGDQVMDEMKSLEILKVKLQQLKQHIKAKTDRLLQNVDNRSMLQTVLEEKLTTQDKQKENICYFTEMLEREREGVRTILSDMITKRECTEKEWKQQFELDKRDLDKLKEDLRQDREDLERESEVLNKEKMDLKLLMSDMKKQFEILEERDKM; this is encoded by the coding sequence atgaagaagaagcaattacagagtgaaagagaaaaagtgGAGAGTCTGATGAGGAATCTCAACAAGAAGCAAGAAGAGCTTGAACGTGCAAAGGAAATCAtgagtgaagaaaaagaagaggtgaAACAGATGAAGACTGACATTGCCAAAGAACGAGAACTGTTGTTGAAGGAAAGGAGAAATATGGAAGAAGAGCGGTCTGAGATGGAAATGAGAGGAGACCAAGTCATGGATGAAATGAAATCACTAGAGATTCTGAAAGTGAAACTTCAACAACTGAAGCAGCATATAAAAGCTAAAACGGACAGATTACTACAAAATGTTGACAACAGGTCCATGCTGCAAACAGTGTTGGAAGAAAAACTTACAACtcaagacaaacagaaagaaaacatttgctaTTTCACTGAAATGTTGGAGAGGGAAAGGGAAGGTGTGAGAACTATCCTTTCAGACATGATCACCAAGAGAGAATGCACAGAAAAAGAATGGAAGCAGCAGTTTGAACTGGACAAACGAGATCTTGATAAACTGAAAGAAGATCTGAGACAAGACAGAGAAGATCtggagagagaaagtgaggtGCTGAATAAAGAGAAAATGGATTTGAAGCTGTTGATGTCTGACATGAAGAAACAATTTGAAATATTGGAAGAAAGagacaaaatgtaa